CCTCCTACGCCGCTTTGGGTAACGCCTCCGCTTGTTCCTCGATGCTCGTGGCACTGATATAACTGCGGCCGGTACTCCAGTCCTCCGTATATTCGATGAGATAGCAGGTAATAAGCCGCAGGTACGAGGCCATACTGGGAAACGGTGCGGCCACCCGAGACCGGCGGCGAATCTCCCGATTCAGCCGTTCCAGCACATTCGTGGAACTCGTCTTTCGCGCATCCAGGTGTGCAAACCCATACGATTGCAGGCTGTCTTCCAGGCCCGCCTCCAAGAGCACCATTGCGTCGGGAAACGCCTCGGTATATTCGTCTATCATCGCTTCAGCATAGCGGCGTGCCGTGGTGAGGTCCGGTTGCTGCCAGATCTGCTTCAAGCGTTGCGCCACGGTGGCTTTGTGCTTTGGACTCACCTTGGCCAGGATATTCCGCATAAAGTGGACCTTGCATCGCTGCCAGCTACACC
The sequence above is a segment of the Candidatus Neomarinimicrobiota bacterium genome. Coding sequences within it:
- a CDS encoding transposase, with the protein product MKRRGLQDVWLCVSDAHQGLQAAIQEEFLGCSWQRCKVHFMRNILAKVSPKHKATVAQRLKQIWQQPDLTTARRYAEAMIDEYTEAFPDAMVLLEAGLEDSLQSYGFAHLDARKTSSTNVLERLNREIRRRSRVAAPFPSMASYLRLITCYLIEYTEDWSTGRSYISATSIEEQAEALPKAA